Proteins co-encoded in one Papaver somniferum cultivar HN1 chromosome 5, ASM357369v1, whole genome shotgun sequence genomic window:
- the LOC113281589 gene encoding alpha-amylase 3, chloroplastic-like, translating into MSSIRLQPIVVVRHHHNHNQCRREKPKFNLVSPRFLSCLNCTKKTNNKLIFSGGRSFSSFKHSSSSRPHHKLVKATTTPVQTDVSLESTENVLISKTFPLNWTQRVEGKISVRLDKKDGDEAEEKWVLTVGCNLPGNWVLHWGVSYTHDIGSEWDQPPLEMRPPGSIPIKDYAIETPLMESSAALEGQLAQQEVQIEFDTPSSISAINFVFKDEETGVWCQHRGRDFKVPLTGKALNDANSIGAKKSIGILPVLKEGSSPNVEEKTGEVEEPAQQNMRLEAFYEEYSILKEFPVQSAITVSVTKSPDSEKNLVNFETNLPGDVVVHWGVCRDSDKKWEIPEAPHPAQTTTFKNKALQTILQLKEDGRGSSGVFPVGEELMGLLFVLKLSNNTWLNDMGNDFYIPLATETSIHTQTPAAETGGEGSVDTDEIIKEIRHLVTDISSEKRWQTKSKEAQEVILQEIEKLAAEAYGIFRSTTPAFVEEVADAEVLEKTPIKITSGTGSGFEIVCQGFNWESNKSGRWYKELLDKANELASIGFTVIWLPPPTDSVSPEGYMPRDLYNLNSRYGSMEELKVLLKKFHEVGIKTLGDAVLNHRCAQKQNQNGVWNIFGGKLNWDDRAVVADDPHFQGRGNKSSGDSFHAAPNIDHSQEFVRNDLKEWLCWLRNEIGYHGWRLDFVRGFWGGYVKDYMEATEPYFSVGEYWDSLSYSYGEMDHNQDAHRQRIIDWINATNGTSGAFDVTTKGILHATLERCEYWRLSDSKGKPPGVVGWWPSRAVTFIENHDTGSTQGHWRFPEGKEMQGYAYILTHPGTPSVFYDHIFSHKSEIAGLISIRNRNKINCRSTINITKAERDVYAAIIDEKVAMKIGPGHYEPPNGSEWKSAFEGRDYKVWERS; encoded by the exons ATGTCGAGCATTAGACTACAGCCAATAGTAGTAGTTCGTCaccatcataatcataatcaatgtCGTAGAGAAAAACCCAAGTTTAATTTAGTTTCACCGAGGTTTTTATCTTGTTTAAATTGtaccaaaaaaacaaataataagCTTATTTTCTCTGGTGGAAGAAGTTTTTCTAGTTTCAAACATTCTTCTTCTAGTAGACCTCATCATAAACTTGTTAAAGCTACTACTACTCCAGTTCAGACAGATGTTTCACTGGAGTCTACTGAGAATGTCTTGATTTCAAAGACATTTCCGTTGAATTGGACTCAAAGG GTTGAAGGAAAGATATCAGTGAGATTAGATAAGAAAGATGGTGATGAGGCTGAAGAAAAATGGGTGCTTACTGTGGGATGTAATCTTCCTGGGAATTGGGTTCTACATTGGGGTGTTTCTTATACTCATGACATTGGAAG TGAATGGGATCAACCGCCACTTGAAATGAGACCTCCTGGGTCTATTCCTATCAAG GATTATGCTATAGAGACACCATTGATGGAATCATCGGCAGCTTTAGAAGGACAATTGGCGCAACAAGAAGTGCAAATTGAATTTGACACTCCGAGTTCAATTTCAGCTataaattttgttttcaag GATGAGGAAACTGGAGTGTGGTGTCAGCACAGAGGGAGAGACTTTAAGGTTCCCCTTACCGGCAAAGCTCTCAATGATGCCAATTCTATAGGTGCTAAAAAGAGCATTGGCATATTGCCAG TTCTCAAAGAGGGATCGAGTCCAAATGTTGAAGAGAAAACTGGCGAAGTTGAAGAACCTGCGCAGCAGAATATGCGCCTTGAGGCATTCTATGAAGAATATTCTATCTTGAAAGAATTTCCTGTTCAAAGTGCTATAACAGTTTCTGTCACGAAATCCCCTGACAGTGAGAAGAATCTTGTTAATTTTGAAACGAATTTACCTGGAGATGTTGTTGTTCATTGGGGAGTATGCAGAGACAGTGACAAAAAGTGGGAAATTCCAGAAGCCCCGCATCCAGCACAAACCACAACCTTTAAAAATAAGGCATTGCAGACTATACTGCAG TTAAAAGAAGATGGACGTGGAAGTTCCGGTGTATTCCCAGTAGGTGAAGAACTCATGGGGTTACTTTTTGTGCTCAAGTTGAGCAATAATACCTGGTTAAACGATATGGGTAATGACTTCTATATTCCACTTGCAACCGAGACCAGCATCCATACTCAAACTCCTGCAGCCGAAACCGGAGGTGAGGGGAGTGTGGATACTGATGAAATCATCAAAGAAATAAGGCATTTGGTAACTGATATTTCCTCGGAAAAGAGATGGCAAACGAAATCCAAGGAAGCACAAGAAGTTATTCTtcaagaaattgagaagttggCTGCTGAGGCATACGGTATCTTCAGAAGCACAACTCCAGCATTTGTAGAAGAAGTTGCTGATGCTGAGGTGTTAGAGAAGACCCCAATAAAAATAACCTCTGGAACAGGTTCTGGATTCGAAATAGTGTGTCAGGGATTTAACTGGGAATCTAATAAATCAGGAAGATGGTACAAGGAACTTCTGGATAAAGCCAATGAATTAGCTTCAATTGGTTTTACTGTAATATGGTTGCCACCACCTACTGATTCCGTATCTCCTGAGGGTTACATGCCAAGAGACTTATACAATTTGAATTCCAG ATATGGAAGCATGGAGGAATTAAAGGTTCTTCTGAAGAAGTTCCATGAAGTTGGCATCAAAACTCTTGGTGACGCTGTTTTAAATCATCGTTGTGCTCAGAAGCAGAACCAAAATGGTGTTTGGAATATTTTTGGTGGTAAGCTGAACTGGGATGACCGAGCAGTTGTTGCAGATGATCCACATTTTCAG GGTAGAGGAAATAAGAGTAGTGGCGATAGTTTCCATGCTGCTCCAAACATTGATCATTCACAAGAGTTTGTTAGGAATGACTTGAAGGAGTGGCTCTGCTGGTTGAG GAATGAAATTGGGTACCATGGATGGAGACTTGACTTTGTTCGAGGATTCTGGGGTGGTTATGTCAAGGACTACATGGAGGCAACTGAACCCTACTTTTCAGTTGGCGAGTATTGGGATTCTTTAAGTTACAGTTATGGTGAAATGGATCACAATCAAGATGCACATAGACAGAGGATTATTGATTGGATAAATGCTACTAATGGAACTTCTGGCGCATTTGATGTCACTACCAAAGGAATACTTCATGCT ACTCTGGAAAGATGTGAGTATTGGAGATTATCCGATTCAAAAGGAAAACCTcctggtgttgtcgggtggtggCCTTCACGTGCGGTTACTTTCATAGAGAATCATGATACAGGCTCCACTCAG GGTCATTGGAGATTCCCTGAAGGGAAAGAAATGCAAGGTTATGCATACATCCTGACACATCCTGGAACTCCCTCAGTTTTCTACGACCATATATTCTCTCATAAGTCTGAAATAGCAGGTCTTATATCAATCAGAAACCGAAACAAGATCAATTGTCGGAgtact ATTAACATAACCAAGGCAGAAAGAGATGTCTATGCTGCCATTATAGATGAGAAAGTAGCTATGAAGATTGGACCAGGACATTACGAACCTCCAAATGGATCCGAGTGGAAATCTGCTTTTGAAGGAAGAGACTATAAGGTGTGGGAGAGATCTTGA